A single region of the Bacillus cereus genome encodes:
- the pyrD gene encoding dihydroorotate oxidase B catalytic subunit yields MNRLQVELPGLSLKNPIIPASGCFGFGREYAQFYDLSVLGSIMIKATTEQPRYGNPTPRVAETPGGMLNAIGLQNPGLEKVMNSELPFLEQFDLPIIANVAGSQAEDYVAVAKEISKAPNVHALELNISCPNVKTGGIAFGTNPEIAADLTKRVKEVSEVPVYVKLSPNVANIVEIAKAIENAGADGLTMINTLLGMRLDLKTAKPILANRTGGLSGPAIKPVAIRMVHEVSQAVNIPIIGMGGIETAEDVIEFFYAGASAVAVGTANFIDPFVCPTIIEELPALLDELGFDHISECQGRSWKQTCHSR; encoded by the coding sequence ATGAACAGATTGCAAGTTGAATTACCAGGGTTATCATTAAAAAATCCAATCATCCCAGCATCTGGTTGCTTCGGATTTGGTCGTGAGTATGCACAGTTCTATGATTTAAGTGTACTTGGATCAATTATGATTAAAGCGACAACAGAACAGCCTCGTTACGGAAACCCAACACCTCGTGTTGCTGAAACACCAGGTGGAATGCTAAATGCAATCGGGCTTCAAAATCCTGGATTAGAAAAGGTAATGAATTCTGAATTACCTTTTCTCGAGCAATTTGATCTTCCGATTATTGCAAATGTTGCTGGCTCACAAGCTGAGGATTATGTAGCAGTTGCGAAGGAAATTTCAAAGGCACCTAATGTTCATGCGCTAGAATTAAATATTTCTTGTCCAAACGTAAAAACGGGTGGTATCGCTTTTGGTACAAATCCTGAAATTGCTGCTGATTTAACGAAGCGAGTAAAAGAGGTTTCTGAAGTACCGGTATATGTGAAATTGTCACCCAACGTGGCAAACATTGTGGAGATTGCAAAAGCAATTGAAAATGCGGGTGCGGACGGTTTAACGATGATTAATACATTGCTTGGTATGCGTCTAGATTTAAAAACTGCAAAACCGATTTTAGCAAACCGTACGGGCGGACTATCAGGGCCAGCGATTAAGCCAGTAGCAATTCGTATGGTACATGAAGTAAGTCAAGCGGTTAACATTCCGATTATCGGAATGGGTGGTATTGAAACTGCGGAAGATGTAATTGAATTCTTCTATGCTGGCGCAAGCGCGGTTGCAGTAGGTACAGCGAACTTCATAGACCCGTTTGTATGTCCGACAATTAT
- the pyrK gene encoding dihydroorotate oxidase B electron transfer subunit yields MMQKQNMIVVNQKEIAKNIYELVLQGDLVQQMNDPGQFVHIKVAEGITPLLRRPISICNVDQDKNEFTMLYRAEGQGTKTLAKRKQGELVDVLGPLGHGFPVEEAEAGQTALLVGGGIGVPPLYELSQRLVAKGVRVIHILGFQTKDVVFYEEKFAELGDTYVATVDGTHGTEGFVTDVIDSYGIDFDILYSCGPLAMLRALEGRYKERKAYISLEERMGCGIGACFACVCHLQADPSGHSYKKVCSDGPVFPIGEVVL; encoded by the coding sequence ATGATGCAAAAGCAAAATATGATCGTCGTTAACCAAAAAGAAATCGCAAAAAATATTTACGAATTAGTGCTTCAAGGGGATCTTGTGCAGCAAATGAACGACCCAGGGCAGTTTGTACACATTAAGGTAGCAGAGGGCATCACGCCCCTTCTGCGCCGCCCAATTAGTATTTGTAATGTCGATCAAGATAAGAACGAATTTACAATGCTATATCGTGCGGAAGGACAAGGAACAAAAACATTAGCAAAAAGAAAACAAGGCGAACTTGTAGATGTGTTAGGACCACTTGGACATGGTTTTCCTGTAGAAGAAGCGGAAGCTGGACAAACGGCTCTATTAGTTGGAGGGGGAATTGGTGTACCACCACTATATGAATTGTCACAGCGTCTTGTAGCAAAGGGAGTACGCGTTATTCACATCTTAGGTTTCCAAACGAAAGATGTTGTCTTCTATGAAGAGAAATTCGCAGAGCTTGGTGATACGTATGTTGCAACAGTTGATGGTACGCATGGTACAGAAGGCTTTGTAACAGATGTAATTGATAGCTATGGAATTGACTTTGACATTCTATACTCATGTGGACCTTTAGCGATGCTTCGTGCATTAGAAGGACGCTATAAAGAGAGAAAAGCCTACATTTCATTAGAAGAGCGTATGGGCTGTGGTATTGGAGCATGTTTCGCATGTGTATGCCATCTGCAAGCAGATCCGAGTGGACATTCTTACAAGAAGGTGTGTAGCGACGGACCAGTATTTCCAATCGGGGAGGTTGTACTATGA
- the carB gene encoding carbamoyl-phosphate synthase large subunit, whose amino-acid sequence MPKRLDINTILVIGSGPIVIGQAAEFDYSGTQACQSLREEGYKVILVNSNPATIMTDTATADKVYIEPLTLEFVSRIIRKERPDAILPTLGGQTGLNMAVELAKSGILEECGVEILGTKLSAIEQAEDRDLFRTLMQELNEPIPSSTIIHTLEEAHEFVKEIGYPVIVRPAFTMGGTGGGICSNEEELIEIVSGGLKHSPVTQCLLEKSIAGCKEIEYEVMRDSNDNAIVVCNMENIDPVGVHTGDSIVVAPSQTLSDREYQMLRNTSLRIIRALGIEGGCNVQLALDPHSFQYYVIEVNPRVSRSSALASKATGYPIAKLAAKIAVGLTLDEIINPVTQKTYACFEPALDYVVSKIPRWPFDKFESANRTLGTQMKATGEVMSIGRNLEQSLLKAVRSLELGVYHLELEHLKELDKETMKKRIIKADDERLFIVAEAIRQGVTKEEINDWCEMDFFFLQKVENIVNMEREVKANAGNMEVLQSAKEMGFSDHYIANAWSKTEREIYDMRKESNITPVYKMVDTCAAEFESATPYYYSTYGDENESVITDRKSVVVLGSGPIRIGQGVEFDYATVHSVWAIKEAGYEAIIVNNNPETVSTDFSISDKLYFEPLTIEDVMHIIDLEKPEGVIVQFGGQTAINLAAKLEAHGVKILGTSLEDLDRAEDRDKFEAALTQLGIPQPVGKTATTVEQAVAIADKIGYPVLVRPSYVLGGRAMEIVYRQEELLHYMKNAVKVHADHPVLIDRYMVGKEIEVDAISDGENVFIPGIMEHIERAGVHSGDSIGVYPPQSLSAKLKEQIIEHTIALGKGLNIIGLLNIQFVVFKDEVYVIEVNPRASRTVPFLSKITGVPMANVATKVILGQNLVEQGYGTGYHPEEKEVYVKAPVFSFAKLRSVDTTLGPEMKSTGEVMGKDLTLEKALYKGLVASGINIPTHGSVIITVADKDKEEAMEIAKRFHEIGYNLLATAGTAQTLAEQNIPVQVVNKIDSEDYNLLDIIRQGKAQFVINTLTKGKQPARDGFRIRRESVENGVACLTSLDTTRAILRVLESMTFSAHSMKEITQTKRHEVVHA is encoded by the coding sequence ATGCCAAAACGCCTAGACATTAACACAATTTTAGTAATCGGATCAGGACCAATTGTAATTGGGCAAGCCGCAGAGTTTGATTACTCTGGTACACAAGCTTGTCAATCTCTTAGAGAAGAAGGTTACAAAGTAATCCTTGTTAACTCTAACCCAGCAACAATTATGACAGATACTGCAACAGCAGATAAAGTATATATAGAACCGTTAACATTAGAATTCGTAAGCCGTATCATTCGTAAAGAACGTCCAGATGCAATCCTACCAACATTAGGTGGTCAAACAGGTCTAAATATGGCTGTTGAACTTGCGAAATCAGGCATACTTGAAGAGTGTGGAGTTGAAATTTTAGGAACAAAATTATCAGCAATCGAGCAAGCGGAAGATCGTGATTTATTCCGTACATTAATGCAGGAATTAAATGAACCAATTCCATCTAGTACGATTATTCATACGCTAGAAGAAGCACATGAATTTGTAAAAGAAATTGGTTATCCAGTTATTGTTCGCCCGGCATTTACAATGGGGGGAACAGGTGGCGGAATCTGTAGTAATGAAGAGGAATTAATTGAAATCGTATCAGGTGGTTTAAAACATAGTCCAGTGACACAGTGTTTATTAGAAAAGAGTATTGCTGGTTGCAAGGAAATTGAATATGAAGTAATGCGTGATTCGAATGATAACGCGATTGTAGTATGTAACATGGAAAATATCGATCCAGTTGGGGTTCACACAGGTGATTCTATCGTTGTAGCACCGAGCCAAACATTAAGTGACCGTGAGTATCAAATGTTACGAAACACTTCATTAAGAATTATTCGTGCATTAGGAATTGAAGGCGGATGTAACGTTCAGCTTGCACTTGATCCACATAGCTTCCAATACTATGTAATCGAAGTAAACCCGCGTGTAAGTCGTTCATCTGCACTAGCATCTAAAGCAACTGGATATCCAATTGCTAAATTAGCGGCAAAAATTGCAGTCGGTTTAACATTAGATGAAATTATAAACCCAGTAACACAAAAGACATACGCTTGTTTCGAGCCAGCATTAGACTATGTTGTTTCAAAAATTCCACGTTGGCCATTTGATAAGTTTGAATCAGCAAACAGAACGCTTGGTACACAAATGAAGGCAACTGGTGAAGTTATGTCAATCGGACGTAACTTAGAGCAATCATTATTAAAAGCGGTTCGTTCTTTAGAACTTGGCGTTTATCACTTAGAGTTAGAGCATTTAAAAGAGCTTGATAAAGAGACAATGAAAAAACGCATTATAAAAGCTGATGATGAGCGACTGTTTATTGTAGCAGAAGCAATCCGTCAAGGTGTAACGAAAGAAGAAATCAACGATTGGTGTGAAATGGACTTCTTCTTCTTACAAAAAGTTGAAAATATCGTAAACATGGAACGCGAAGTAAAAGCAAATGCAGGAAATATGGAAGTATTACAATCAGCGAAAGAAATGGGCTTCAGTGACCATTACATCGCCAATGCTTGGAGCAAAACAGAGCGTGAAATTTACGATATGCGTAAAGAAAGCAATATAACTCCTGTTTATAAAATGGTAGATACTTGTGCGGCAGAATTTGAATCTGCAACACCATACTACTACAGCACATATGGTGACGAGAATGAATCGGTTATAACAGATCGTAAGAGTGTTGTTGTACTAGGGTCTGGTCCAATCCGTATCGGTCAAGGTGTTGAGTTTGACTATGCAACAGTTCACTCTGTATGGGCAATTAAAGAAGCTGGATATGAGGCAATCATTGTTAATAACAATCCAGAAACAGTTTCAACAGACTTCAGTATTTCTGACAAATTATACTTTGAGCCATTAACAATCGAAGATGTAATGCACATTATCGATTTAGAAAAGCCAGAAGGTGTTATCGTCCAATTCGGTGGACAAACGGCAATTAACTTAGCTGCTAAATTAGAGGCTCACGGTGTGAAAATCTTAGGAACATCACTTGAAGATTTAGACCGTGCAGAAGATCGTGATAAGTTTGAAGCAGCTCTAACACAGCTTGGTATTCCGCAACCAGTTGGTAAAACAGCAACGACTGTAGAGCAAGCAGTAGCAATCGCTGACAAAATTGGTTACCCAGTATTAGTAAGACCATCTTACGTACTAGGTGGACGTGCGATGGAAATCGTATATCGTCAAGAAGAACTGCTGCACTACATGAAAAATGCGGTTAAAGTTCACGCAGATCACCCAGTATTAATCGACCGTTACATGGTTGGTAAAGAAATTGAAGTAGATGCAATTTCAGACGGTGAGAATGTATTCATTCCAGGTATTATGGAACATATTGAACGCGCTGGAGTTCACTCTGGTGACTCAATCGGAGTATATCCACCACAAAGCTTATCTGCAAAACTGAAAGAACAAATTATTGAACATACAATTGCACTTGGAAAAGGATTAAACATTATTGGATTACTAAACATTCAGTTTGTAGTATTCAAAGATGAAGTGTATGTAATTGAAGTAAATCCACGTGCGAGCCGTACAGTACCATTCTTAAGTAAAATTACAGGCGTACCGATGGCGAATGTTGCAACGAAAGTTATTTTAGGGCAAAACCTTGTAGAACAAGGATATGGAACTGGTTATCACCCAGAAGAGAAGGAAGTGTATGTAAAAGCACCGGTATTCTCATTTGCGAAACTACGCTCAGTTGATACAACATTAGGACCTGAAATGAAATCAACAGGGGAAGTAATGGGTAAAGACTTAACTCTTGAAAAAGCATTATACAAAGGGTTAGTTGCTTCAGGAATTAACATTCCAACGCACGGATCAGTAATCATTACTGTAGCGGATAAAGATAAAGAAGAGGCAATGGAAATTGCAAAACGTTTCCACGAAATTGGCTACAATTTATTAGCAACAGCTGGAACGGCACAAACATTAGCAGAGCAAAATATCCCAGTGCAAGTTGTAAACAAAATTGATTCTGAAGACTACAACTTACTTGATATTATCCGTCAAGGAAAAGCACAGTTTGTAATCAATACATTAACAAAAGGCAAACAACCAGCGCGTGATGGTTTCCGCATTCGCCGTGAATCAGTAGAAAATGGTGTGGCTTGCTTAACATCACTTGATACAACGAGAGCAATCTTACGAGTATTAGAATCTATGACATTCTCAGCTCATTCAATGAAAGAAATTACGCAAACGAAGCGTCACGAGGTGGTACATGCATGA
- a CDS encoding carbamoyl phosphate synthase small subunit, with protein sequence MKRQLILEDGTVLIGKGFGGEIEKSGEVVFTTGMTGYQETLSDPSYCGQIVTFTYPLIGNYGINRDDFESIHPSVNGLIVNEICDHPSNFRNEISLNDYLKERNIPGLAGIDTRKLTRKIRQYGTLRGRLCNMDADVEYIVSQLKATVFTDHVKRVSTKDPYPSPGRGHRVVLVDFGMKHGILRELNKRDCDVIVVPYNTTAEEILRLSPDGIMLSNGPGDPKDVPEAIEMLKDIIGKVPLFGICLGHQLFALASGANTSKLKFGHRGLNHPVKNLTTGKVAITSQNHGYAVEEESVENTELEITHVALNDGTVEGLRHTKFPAFTVQYHPEASAGPEDANDLFEDFLEMIENFKKEGEELCQNA encoded by the coding sequence ATGAAAAGACAACTTATCTTAGAAGATGGAACAGTATTAATTGGAAAAGGTTTCGGAGGAGAAATCGAAAAGTCAGGTGAGGTTGTATTTACAACAGGAATGACTGGATATCAAGAAACATTATCTGATCCATCATATTGCGGTCAAATCGTAACATTCACGTACCCATTAATCGGAAACTACGGCATCAACCGTGACGATTTTGAATCGATTCACCCATCTGTAAATGGCTTAATCGTAAACGAAATTTGTGATCACCCATCAAACTTCCGTAATGAAATTTCGTTAAATGATTACTTAAAAGAAAGAAACATCCCAGGGTTAGCAGGAATTGATACGAGAAAATTAACGAGAAAAATTCGTCAATACGGTACATTACGTGGACGTCTATGTAACATGGATGCAGATGTAGAATACATCGTGAGTCAATTAAAAGCGACAGTATTTACAGATCACGTGAAACGCGTATCAACGAAAGACCCATACCCAAGTCCAGGCCGTGGACACCGAGTTGTACTTGTAGACTTCGGAATGAAACATGGTATTTTAAGAGAATTAAATAAGCGTGATTGTGATGTAATTGTAGTACCTTACAATACAACAGCAGAAGAGATTTTACGCCTTAGCCCAGATGGAATTATGTTAAGTAACGGACCTGGAGATCCAAAAGATGTGCCAGAAGCGATTGAAATGCTAAAAGACATTATCGGTAAAGTTCCTTTATTCGGAATTTGCTTAGGACATCAATTGTTCGCACTAGCATCTGGTGCGAATACAAGTAAGTTAAAATTCGGTCACCGTGGTTTAAACCATCCAGTAAAAAACCTTACAACTGGAAAAGTAGCAATTACATCTCAAAACCATGGTTACGCAGTAGAAGAAGAATCAGTTGAAAATACAGAACTTGAAATTACACATGTCGCTTTAAATGATGGAACAGTAGAAGGTCTTCGTCATACGAAGTTCCCAGCATTTACAGTACAATATCATCCAGAAGCTTCAGCAGGACCAGAAGATGCAAATGATTTATTCGAAGATTTCTTAGAAATGATTGAAAACTTCAAGAAAGAAGGGGAAGAGTTATGCCAAAACGCCTAG
- the pyrC gene encoding dihydroorotase, with amino-acid sequence MNYLFKNGRYMNEEGNIVATDLLVQDGKIAKVAENITADNAEVIDVNGKLIAPGLVDVHVHLREPGGEHKETIETGTLAAAKGGFTTICAMPNTRPVPDCREHMEDLQKRIKEKAHVNVLPYGAITVRQAGSEMTDFETLKELGAFAFTDDGVGVQDASMMLAAMKRAAKLNMAVVAHCEENTLINKGCVHEGKFSEKHGLNGIPSVCESVHIARDILLAEAADCHYHVCHVSTKGSVRVIRDAKRAGIKVTAEVTPHHLVLCEDDIPSADPNFKMNPPLRGKEDHAALIEGLLDGTIDMIATDHAPHTAEEKAQGIERAPFGITGFETAFPLLYTNLVKKGIITLEQLIQFLTEKPADTFGLEAGRLKEGRTADITIIDLEQEEEIDPTTFLSKGKNTPFAGWKCQGWPVMTIVGGKIAWQKESALV; translated from the coding sequence ATGAATTATTTGTTTAAAAATGGTCGTTATATGAATGAAGAAGGAAACATTGTAGCAACAGATCTTCTCGTACAAGACGGTAAAATTGCGAAAGTAGCAGAAAATATTACGGCAGATAATGCTGAAGTAATCGACGTAAATGGAAAGTTAATCGCACCTGGATTAGTAGATGTACACGTACATCTTCGTGAACCAGGTGGTGAACATAAAGAGACAATTGAAACAGGAACACTTGCAGCAGCAAAAGGTGGATTCACTACAATTTGTGCAATGCCAAATACACGCCCAGTACCAGATTGCAGAGAACATATGGAAGACTTGCAAAAACGTATTAAAGAAAAAGCACATGTCAACGTACTACCATACGGAGCAATTACAGTACGCCAAGCGGGTTCTGAAATGACAGATTTCGAAACGTTAAAAGAACTTGGAGCATTTGCTTTCACTGATGACGGCGTAGGCGTACAAGATGCGAGCATGATGTTAGCTGCTATGAAGCGTGCAGCGAAATTGAATATGGCAGTAGTTGCACACTGTGAAGAGAATACACTTATTAATAAAGGTTGTGTACATGAAGGGAAGTTTTCTGAGAAACACGGACTAAACGGTATCCCATCAGTATGTGAATCTGTACATATTGCAAGGGATATACTGCTTGCTGAAGCGGCAGATTGTCACTATCACGTATGTCACGTAAGTACAAAAGGATCTGTACGTGTAATCCGTGATGCGAAACGCGCTGGAATCAAAGTAACAGCAGAAGTAACACCGCATCACTTAGTGTTATGTGAAGATGATATCCCGTCAGCTGATCCTAACTTTAAAATGAACCCACCGCTTCGTGGAAAAGAAGACCACGCAGCGTTAATTGAAGGGCTATTAGATGGAACAATCGATATGATCGCAACTGATCATGCACCGCATACAGCGGAAGAGAAAGCACAAGGAATTGAAAGAGCACCATTCGGAATTACTGGTTTTGAAACAGCATTCCCACTTCTATACACAAACCTTGTGAAAAAAGGAATTATTACATTAGAGCAGTTAATTCAATTCTTAACAGAAAAGCCAGCTGATACATTCGGCTTAGAAGCAGGTCGCCTGAAAGAAGGTAGAACAGCTGATATTACAATCATTGATTTAGAACAAGAAGAAGAGATTGATCCAACAACATTCTTATCAAAAGGAAAAAATACACCATTCGCAGGTTGGAAATGCCAAGGGTGGCCGGTAATGACAATCGTTGGTGGTAAGATCGCATGGCAAAAGGAGAGTGCATTAGTATGA
- the pyrB gene encoding aspartate carbamoyltransferase produces MNHLLTMSELSELEISEILKDAEDFANGKESKTTEQTFVANLFFENSTRTRFSFEVAEKRLGLDVLNFSADASSVQKGETLYDTIRTLESVGTKAVVIRHEQDRYFDELKDQVNIPILNAGDGCGNHPTQCLLDLLTIKQEFGRFEGLKIAIVGDVRHSRVARSNAEALTKLGATIYFASPEEWKDEDNTFGTYKSLDELVPEVDVMMLLRVQHERHDHYETDIMKEYHKQHGLTVEREKRMKEGSIIMHPAPVNRDVEIASELVECERSRIFKQMENGVYVRMAVLKRALPNVLGGMKHELFV; encoded by the coding sequence ATGAACCATTTGTTAACGATGAGTGAATTATCGGAACTAGAAATTTCAGAAATCCTAAAAGACGCAGAAGATTTTGCGAATGGAAAAGAGAGCAAAACAACAGAGCAAACATTTGTAGCAAACTTGTTTTTTGAAAATAGTACGAGAACGAGATTTAGCTTCGAAGTTGCTGAGAAGAGATTAGGACTTGATGTTTTAAACTTTTCAGCAGATGCATCTAGCGTACAAAAAGGAGAAACTTTATACGACACGATAAGAACACTAGAATCAGTCGGAACAAAAGCGGTAGTCATCCGCCATGAGCAAGATCGTTACTTCGATGAGCTGAAAGATCAAGTAAACATTCCAATCTTGAATGCTGGAGATGGATGTGGAAATCATCCAACGCAATGTCTGCTCGATCTTCTAACAATTAAACAAGAGTTTGGAAGATTTGAAGGTTTGAAGATTGCAATAGTTGGAGATGTTCGACATAGCCGAGTAGCACGTTCTAATGCAGAAGCATTAACGAAACTGGGCGCGACAATTTACTTTGCAAGCCCAGAAGAGTGGAAAGATGAAGATAACACATTTGGAACATACAAATCATTAGATGAACTTGTTCCAGAAGTGGATGTAATGATGTTACTTCGTGTACAACACGAGCGTCATGATCATTATGAAACAGACATTATGAAAGAGTATCACAAGCAACATGGATTAACAGTTGAAAGAGAAAAACGTATGAAAGAAGGAAGCATTATTATGCATCCAGCTCCTGTAAACCGTGATGTTGAAATTGCAAGTGAACTTGTTGAGTGTGAGCGTTCGCGCATATTCAAACAAATGGAAAATGGAGTTTACGTAAGAATGGCTGTACTAAAACGCGCCTTACCAAATGTATTAGGAGGAATGAAACATGAATTATTTGTTTAA
- the uraA gene encoding uracil permease: MEQKPVLDVNEVPKPGKWLFLSIQHLFAMFGSTVLVPFLTGLNPSVALISSGLGTLAFLLITKGQVPAYLGSSFAFIAPIITAKTAGGPGAAMLGGLLAGLVYILISLGIKKSGSEWIMKLLPPIVVGPVVMVIGLALAHTAVNMAMNGADGKYSITHFSVALVTLAITIICSIFGRGFFSIIPVLLGIIGGYIFAYFQGLVDLKPVAEAKWFVVPDFTVPFVTYTPEFSWKIVLLMVPVALVTISEHIGHQIVLGNVIKRDLIEKPGLHRSIFGDGVATLIASLIGGPPNTTYGENIGVLAITRAYSVYLFIGSAVFAIVFGFVGKISALIHSIPTPVMGGVSILLFGVIASSGLRMMVDDKTDLSDKRNLMIASVILVIGIGGAVLHVGESFQVEGMALAAIVGVLLNLLLPETKQIKQSKQIAS, translated from the coding sequence ATGGAACAAAAGCCAGTGTTAGACGTTAATGAAGTACCGAAACCGGGAAAATGGTTATTTTTAAGTATACAACATTTGTTCGCGATGTTTGGATCAACAGTGCTTGTTCCGTTTTTAACAGGATTGAATCCGTCAGTAGCATTAATATCAAGTGGATTAGGAACGTTAGCGTTTCTTCTTATAACGAAAGGTCAAGTACCTGCCTATCTAGGATCATCATTCGCCTTTATCGCACCGATTATTACAGCAAAAACAGCAGGTGGACCGGGAGCAGCAATGCTTGGTGGTTTACTAGCGGGACTTGTGTACATCTTAATCTCACTCGGAATTAAGAAATCTGGGTCAGAGTGGATAATGAAATTACTTCCGCCAATCGTAGTTGGACCAGTCGTAATGGTAATCGGTTTAGCTTTAGCACATACAGCGGTGAACATGGCGATGAACGGTGCGGATGGTAAGTATAGCATTACACACTTTTCAGTAGCATTAGTAACATTAGCAATTACAATTATCTGCTCTATATTCGGAAGAGGATTTTTCAGCATAATACCAGTACTGCTTGGCATCATCGGCGGATATATCTTTGCTTACTTCCAAGGGCTAGTAGACTTAAAGCCGGTAGCTGAGGCAAAATGGTTTGTTGTACCAGATTTCACAGTACCGTTTGTAACATACACTCCGGAGTTCTCGTGGAAGATCGTACTTTTAATGGTACCAGTTGCACTAGTAACAATTTCAGAACATATCGGACATCAAATTGTACTTGGAAATGTTATTAAAAGAGATTTAATTGAAAAACCAGGCTTACATCGTTCGATATTCGGTGATGGTGTAGCAACATTAATCGCATCACTGATCGGTGGACCACCGAATACAACATACGGTGAAAACATCGGTGTGCTAGCAATTACGAGAGCGTATAGTGTATACTTATTCATCGGTTCAGCAGTATTCGCAATCGTGTTTGGGTTTGTCGGTAAGATTTCCGCGCTGATCCACTCCATACCAACACCAGTTATGGGTGGCGTATCAATCTTACTATTCGGTGTAATTGCATCAAGCGGATTACGCATGATGGTAGATGATAAAACAGACTTAAGCGACAAACGAAACTTAATGATTGCATCAGTAATACTAGTAATCGGCATTGGTGGAGCGGTACTTCACGTAGGAGAATCGTTCCAAGTAGAAGGAATGGCACTAGCAGCGATTGTAGGTGTACTGTTAAATCTACTGTTACCAGAAACAAAACAAATAAAACAATCTAAGCAGATTGCTTCATAA
- the pyrR gene encoding bifunctional pyrimidine operon transcriptional regulator/uracil phosphoribosyltransferase, with the protein MQEKAVVLDDQMIRRALTRISHEIVERNKGVDNCVLVGIKTRGIFIAQRLAERIGQIEGKEMEVGELDITLYRDDLTLQSKHKEPLVKGSDIPVDITKKKVILVDDVLYTGRTVRAAMDALMDLGRPSQIQLAVLVDRGHRELPIRADYVGKNIPTSSEERIEVDLQETDQQDRVSIYDK; encoded by the coding sequence ATGCAAGAGAAAGCTGTCGTTTTAGATGACCAAATGATTCGCCGCGCTTTAACACGAATTAGTCATGAAATCGTGGAACGAAATAAAGGTGTCGATAACTGTGTTCTTGTCGGAATAAAAACACGTGGAATTTTTATTGCACAACGTTTGGCAGAACGAATTGGTCAAATTGAAGGAAAAGAGATGGAAGTAGGAGAGTTAGATATTACGTTATATCGTGATGATTTAACACTACAATCGAAACATAAAGAACCACTTGTAAAAGGTTCTGATATTCCTGTAGATATTACGAAGAAAAAAGTTATCCTTGTGGATGATGTGTTATATACAGGAAGAACAGTTCGAGCAGCAATGGATGCTCTTATGGATTTAGGTAGACCATCACAAATCCAATTGGCTGTTCTTGTTGATAGAGGTCATCGTGAATTACCAATTCGCGCTGATTATGTAGGAAAGAACATTCCAACATCTAGTGAAGAGCGTATCGAAGTTGATTTGCAAGAGACAGATCAACAAGATCGAGTAAGCATATACGATAAGTAA